GTTATACCATTACCCGGAAGGACCTCGACCTTCATCCCTGCACAAAGCTCTACGGCCCCATTTTCAACCTCCCCAATCCGAATTTTCACTCCCTGAAGATCCTGAAGAAGGGCTACAGCTTTGGAACAAGAACGAGATTCTTCCCGGACCATAACTGCCACCTCACGGTGCCAGGATGGTTCTCCATGGGAAAAGTTGAGCCGAGCCACATCCATCCCAGCACGGATCATTTCTCGAATAACCGTTCTTCCCTCCGAAGATGGACCAATGGTGCAGATGATTTTGGTTCGGCGTAGCTTAGGCAAGTGATATCATCCTTCTTTCTTGACCAGATCGGTATATGATCCCAATAACTGTCGAGTTTCGGACTCCAATTTCTGCACTGATTTCCGGTACCGTTCCTCCTCGGATCCAGCGACTGAACGCATCAACCTCTCGAGGATAACGGGACAACGAGACTGAAAGTTCAATTGAATCTTCCGATATCCTAATTCTTCACGCTTTTGAGCTGCATCATACTCTGTGGAGTCCTCCTCACACAAAAAGAGGTTTCCTCCACCATCCTGGCCAATTGTATTTTCAACTAAAATTGCACCTCGCGTTTCATAAATTTCAAGGACATCTCGGACTGCTCGTTCTGGAATGTTGAAGTAGTTGTCAATTATCCCTTGTGCTCCCTTCCCAAATTTGAGAAGGACTGCGGTAATATCCCCAACCTCATGGGCGTGGACGATAGCGTCAAGGAATCCAAAAACCGCTTTCGCCTTTCCCAAAAACCACTCCAGAAGGCCAACACAGTCTCCTACCATATCCATAAGCACTCCTCCACCGAGCGCCTTGACCTGTCTCCAGGTAGAAGGAATAGGTGGGTAACGGCAAGTTAACTGAGCCCTTCCGACTACAAGCTGTCCCAGGATTCCTTCTGCAACCACTCTTTTGATCTCACGATGGTATACATTATAACGCATCATATAACCTACGCTGAGCAGAAGCCCCATTTTTTCAGCAAATTTTGCCATTTCTTCTCTCCGGGCACGATTCAAAGCCAGTGGTTTTTCGCAGAGAACGTCCTTGCCCTCCCGGAGCACAGCCACCACTTGTTCATAGTGAGCGTACACCAGCGATGCCACATACACGGCTTCAATATCCTCCTATAAAAGGCAAGATAAACTTGTACCGTTTCTTCAAGGACCCTCTGATCCACATCCATAAGGGCCACGATTTCTCTATATTGCGCATACTTTTGAACCTCTCTTATGGTTCGTCAACGAGCAATACCCCCAGCTCCAATCACGACGAAACGGACTTTTATTACTTTTACTTTTTATAGTACGCATACACTTTTTCAAAAGCCCGCACCATGAGTTCAACATGTTCGTCTTCATAAACAGGGTGACAGGGGAAACAAAAGGTTCGTTCCTCCAAAAACGCAGCATTGGAACAGAATACCCTGTCGTAGGCTACCGAGTGCGGATTGGTGTACTCGATCGACCGGAAAGGAAATTTGGTTCGTCCAAAACCATTATGTTCGAGAAACGCTTTTTCGCGGTACATCTGCGGCCAGAGAACTGGCACCACCGGTACACCCTCAGCCTCGACTGCTTGCCAAAATTCCTTGATGCTACAGGAAATTTTGTTTATGTCAAGGACAATGGGAAAAAGCCAAAAGGAGATAAACTTTCCTTCTTGTTTATGTGGTGGGAGACAGAGAACTGCCTCATGCCCTGAGAATGCTTCCAAGAGTTTTTCTCCAATAGCCACCCTTCGGGACCGGTTCCAGGAATCGAACCGTTCCAGCTCACACAGTCCAATAATCGACTGGATTTCCGTCATCCGGTAGTTGAATCCCACCCGCTCGTGGATATAGAAGAGCTTTTTTTCCAGCTCAAGAAGTCGTAATCTTTCTTTCACATCATATCCGTGATCTCGAAAAGAACGGGCTCTCCAAGCAATTTCTTCGCTATCGGTGGTGACACACCCACCCTCTCCCCCGGTCGTGAAGTGTTTGGACTGGCAGAAACTAAAACATCCGGCATGGCCAATACTTCCCACTTTTTTTCCTCGGTACTCACTTCCATGGGCCTGAGCACAATCTTCAATGACATAAAGACCGTGTTTTTGGGCGATATCCATGAGAGCATCCATATCGCAAGGGATCCCATAGAGGTGTACCGGAAGGATGGCCTTCGTTCGAGGTGTGATTTTCTTCTCCACGTCCTCCGGGTCAAGGGTGTGCGTTTCTCGCCGTACATCAGCAAAGACGGGAATAGCCCCAGCCTGGAGTACACAAAAAGCCGAAGCAATAAAAGAATAGGATGTCACGATGACCTCATCGCCCGGGCCAATCTCACAGGCAGCCAGTGCAGTGTGTAAAGCCGAGGTTCCATTGGTGGTGGAAATTCCAAATTGACATCCACAGTATTCAGCCCACTTCCTCTCAAACTCCATACCCTTTGTCCCAGTCCAATAATTCACCAGACCCGTTTCCAAAGGCCTCAGCGCTTCTTTTTTGGTTTTTTCTGAAAAGGCTGGCCATACGGGAAACGGGTTTTTATTCAGTGGTGCCCCTCCCAGAATCGCTAATTTTTCCATGTTTTCCCTCCTTTACCCAGATTTTTCCTCAATTTAGTATACTCCGCAGCGAAGAAAGAAAACAAGCACAAAGTACTCCAGAAAAAGGTTCACATAACAATAAGCAAGGAATCGTTGTTACCGTGTTGACCATTTGGTCCAGAAAGACGAATCCATCAAATCTTTTCGATAACTACCTCGACGCCCGAACTTTGTATTTTTAATACTGGAACAGGCAAATGAACAATGTGGCCTCAGAACACCCAAAGACGAAAAAAGCGAAAAAACAAAGAAACATCACCTCTTGTTTTCGGCAAACACCCAGAACTTACTTCCCACAAAGTTCACAAAAAGCGACCCTGAAGTGGCAAGAATTTTGCTTTCCACCACCCCCCAGTTTACCCGCCCACGGACAAAGTAAAGGAGCGTAAGGGAAACCCCCAAAGAAAGAAGGTTAACCACTCCAAATTTGACCACCTCGTTCAATTGAATTCCTTTTCGATTTTGAAAGGTCCAGAACTTATTGATAAGGTAACTATTGACCATGCCACAGGAGTAAGAAACCACCTGAGCAAGAGCATAAAATACTTGCAGGTATCCGTGAAGGAGGACAAAAATTCCAAAATCGATGAGCGTATTGGCTATTCCTACCAAACCAAATTTGACAAACTGGATGAAATCGTTACGAACGTTCATCTTTTGTAGAGGACTCACCGGTTATTTTCTCCACAATGTAGAGAGGGCGACCCTTTGCCTCATCGTAAATACGTCCGATATACTCTCCCATTACCCCCAGGATAACGAGGATAATTCCGCTGAAAAAAAGGTTAATGACGGCCAGCGAGGCCCAGCCAGGGACAGTGCTTTTCCCCAAGAGTTTACTGATGATGATCACCAGAAGATAAACAAAACTCACCAAGGAAAGCAAAAACCCAACATAAGAAGCAATTTTCAATGGTTTATCCGAAAAGGAGGTCATACCATCCCAGGCCAGCTTCAACATTTTCCGCAAAGGGTATTTAGTTTCACCGGCGAAGCGCTTTTCTCGCACATAGGGGAGAGCAACCTGGCGGAACCCAATCCAGCTTACAAGGCCTCTTACAAAACGATTTTTCTCCCGCAGAAGGCGCATGACTTCCACCACTTTCCGATCCAAAAGTCGAAAGTCCCCAGTGTCAAGTGGAATGTCAACGTTTGTCATTTTCTGCAAGAGGCGGTAGAAAAGCAGGGCTGTGAAGCGTTTGAAAAAGGTTTCCCCTTCTCTTTTGATGCGTTTTCCATAGACAACTTCATACCCTTCTCGCCATTTGGTCAGCATCTCTGGAATTACCTCCGGGGGGTCCTGAAGGTCAGCATCGATGACGATCACCGCCCTCCCTCTAGCGTAATCCATGCCAGCGGTAATCGCTGCCTGATGACCAAAGTTTCGAGAAAAATGGATTACCCGGACTCGCTGATCCTTTCGAGCGAGTTCCTCAAGAATCACGCGACTTCCATCCTGACTCCCATCGTTGACAAAGATGAGCTCATAGGATTGCCCTATTTTTTCCATAACGGTCGTGAGCCGACGATAGGTCTCAGAAAGAACGTCCTCCTCATCAAAAACCGGGATAACAATTGACACCGCGATAGATTCCATCGTTTTACCCCCCTACGTAGAATACCCAACTTGGGAGCCATTGCACAAATTGCCCAACATAGTTTTGGCTCACCACTGCTCCAGAAAGAATCGGATAGAACATGATAAACAACACCACCACAATTAGGCTGTACACCCAAATCAAGCAAGCATATGCTGAAGAACGTTCTTCCAGTCTTTGGAAGAAAACACCAATCAGAAGAATGAGAAACGGCACACACCCATAATAATGGTAAATAAAGGTAATGCGAGGCACAAAAACCCAAGGCATATACTGGGAAAAGAAACCAAGAAGAATAAAAGGTAAAAGAGAGCCCTGTCTGAGTTCCGTAAAAAAGAGAAGAGCGAGGAGTACCAATACTCCCAGCCACCAGATGGCTGGATTCCCCATGGAAACAATGCTGGAAATCATACCCTTGGAAAGCCCTTCTCCCTGATAAAGCCATATGGGCCGAACGATGATCGGCCACTGCCACCAGGGACTAGCAAAAGGGTGAGTGGCCTTAAGGTCTTTGTGATAATGGTACATCTGCTTCTGGTATCGCCAGATGTCTGCGATACTGTGACCGGGAACGAGGGTATACGGAATATAGGAAAGAGCATAAATGGAAACCGGAATAAGCACGAAGGATAACAGGCAAAAAGGCAGGAGCTTGCGCCACACCACCTCTTTAAACCAGGCTTTCTCTCGAAAACGCCTGAAGAAATCAAGGAAAAAAAGCACCATCATCCCCAACCCAGCATAGAGTACCGTCCATTTGGTGGCCGCACCACAGCCGAAAAAGATTCCCGAAAAAAGAAGAGCCTGGTAATCAATTCTGTCCCTTCTTTGGAGATACCGCAGGAGGAAATAGTACGCGCCCAGAATGAAGAAGACCACATACGTATCGATGGTAGCAATTCGAGCCTGAACAAAGCGCATAAACTCAAAGGTAAAAAGGAAGGTAGCAAAGAGGGCATGTTTTTCTCCTTGCAAGAGACGTCGCGCCAGAAGATAAAAAAGCGGAATAAGGAGTGTCCCAAAGATAACGCCCATAATCCGGAAACCAAGGGGGTTCATTCCAAAAAGGGCTATTCCCAGAGCAATGACGAGCTTTCCCAAAGGTGGATGAGTCCACTCGTATGGTTCCAGCCGGTGGAGATGCTCATATGCTGTTCGGGCATGGTAAATTTCGTCAAAATACGTTCCAGTGAGATAAGAATGGAAGTACTGTACCATATCTTGTTCATCAAAAAGATTTTCAAATCCCTCTGACACCTCCGGAAATGCTGATACCGGCAAAACAGCATGGACTGAAAGGGGATTCCTTTGCCCGACTTCGAAAAAACCAATTTCGCCAAGCATGCCCCTTGGTATATCCACAATAATCTTAAAGTACCGACCACGCCAGGTACCATCACAGTGTTCCCAGCGGAAAACCCACTCCGGTTTTATGATAGGACCATCACTCCAAGTACTGCCATCTTCGGAATATTCCGCCCGATAGGTACCCTGGCGAACGATACCACCAAAGAAGGCAATCCGCCCGACTGTGACCACTTCCCCAAGATCCACGGTGATTGTTTCTCCCTTTCTTTGTGGTTCCCAGAACGTTTCTGGCACCTTTCGTGAACCGAGATTGTAGAGAGAAATCCCGAAAGAAAAAAAAGTAAGCAATAAAACCGGTAACCACTTTTTCATCCCGTAGTTCCCTCGCTTTTCACTTTTCTCAGGAGATACCAGAAAAGGAACCCCCACAATATACCATTTATCGTTGAAATGGAGAGTAACCAACCATTAAACCGGGCAACGTGATACAACTCATAAAGTAATGCCAGCAGGAGCACAAGACCCACATTGATGAAAAAGGTTGCGCTGAGACCAACATAGAGCAACAGAAGTTTCCTTTCGGGCTCAAAAAGGTACCAGAGAAGCAGAAAGAAGAGCACCGGAAAGAGATATCTTTCGTGCATGCGCGGCGCAAGAAAGAAAACCGAAACAGCCAGAAATGACGCCACACCAAATACTTTTTCTCTTTTTTTTATCCGGAAAAAGAAAAAAGCTGACAAAAGAGTGGTAACAAGTATTCCCAAGTATCCCCAGTATCGATACGAGAGGAAAAGGAATTTTGTTTTATCGGGCATCCAGTTCCCACCTAAAAGTGCCATAAAGTTAAAGGCATTAAGAGTAGCATATGGGTAGGAACCGACGGTTCCTTGATAGATTCGAAAGACCGTCATCGGACCAGAAAAAGGAAGAGAAAGAAGAACAAACGACAAAAAACCAGTCAAAGCGCTGCGTAAAAAGACCCACAAGTCTTTCTGTTCGAGCAGGGCAAAAATCCAAAGTGGCGCAAAGAATAAGGCCTGAGGCTTCACGAGAAAAGCGAGTACCCACCCTAAGGTAGACCACTCGATTTTTCCTTCGGCGAGAAGAAAAACGCCCGCTACAAGTGGAACCATGAAGAAAGAATCAATTTGGCCCCACAGTGCAGAATTAAGGACCACTGCAGGATTAAAGACAAACGCCAGCGCCACGTAAAAACTATCTCGACGACCAACACGGTTTCCCCCCGCTTTGTAGAGGAAATAAGCCAGTACAATATCGGCAAGGAGTGCCGGAAGTTTCACTAAGATAGGGTATACTCCGGAATTAAGGGGAATACGTAACGCGTTTCGCAGTACCCCAATGAGGAAAAGAGGGTACATGTACCCCGGGGGATAATCGGCAAAAATCCCACCAGAATAGAAACCAGAAAAACCGAACCGAGCCAGATGTTCCGACCATCCTGAAAAACAGCCCATATCGGTAGGATATCCGTACACGGAAGCCCCCAGAATGAAACGCACTCCGAGGGCAACCCCGAGAAACATGAGAATCGTCCAGGAATACCGGGATTCTTGCTCCACTTCTTTTCTCTGTCACTCCTTCCCATGGTATTGTATCACAGTCGTTCACCAAAAAGTGCTTCATGTAATGCACTCCCAGGATACTTATTCGCCCTTTTTAAGCAATCGTTTTTCGTTGCACAATGGCATCAGAATATGAGAAAATAAAAAAAATATTCCATCGAAGGGGGAAGAAAAATTGTACTGGGAAAAGGCTATTGAAACCATGTCCCGGGAGGAACTACAAAAACTCCAGGAAGAGCGCCTTCGGCAGACTGTCTCGCGAGCAACGCAAACACCTTTTTACCGCAAGCGTTTTGCCCAGCTCAAAATAGACCCTGAAAAAATTAGAACCGCGAAAGATTTGCAGCGTATCCCCTTTACCACCAAGGAAGACTTGCGCCAGGGATTCCCTTTTGACTTTCTGGCGGTTCCCTTAGAAGAGGTAGTTCGCCTGCATTCTTCCTCAGGAACGACCGGTACACCTACGGTGATCTACCACACCACCCAAGACCTCGAACGCTGGGCGAACCAAGTAGCTCGATGCCTCTATATGGTAGGGATGCGAAAAACAGACATCTTTCAAAACATGATGAGCTATGGTCTTTTCACCGGGGGTCTGGGAATGCATTACGGAGCAGAAAAACTGGGAGCAATGACTATTCCCATCGGGGCTGGTAACAGTAAACGGCAGATCTGGTTTCTAC
This window of the Atribacterota bacterium genome carries:
- a CDS encoding DegT/DnrJ/EryC1/StrS family aminotransferase; its protein translation is MEKLAILGGAPLNKNPFPVWPAFSEKTKKEALRPLETGLVNYWTGTKGMEFERKWAEYCGCQFGISTTNGTSALHTALAACEIGPGDEVIVTSYSFIASAFCVLQAGAIPVFADVRRETHTLDPEDVEKKITPRTKAILPVHLYGIPCDMDALMDIAQKHGLYVIEDCAQAHGSEYRGKKVGSIGHAGCFSFCQSKHFTTGGEGGCVTTDSEEIAWRARSFRDHGYDVKERLRLLELEKKLFYIHERVGFNYRMTEIQSIIGLCELERFDSWNRSRRVAIGEKLLEAFSGHEAVLCLPPHKQEGKFISFWLFPIVLDINKISCSIKEFWQAVEAEGVPVVPVLWPQMYREKAFLEHNGFGRTKFPFRSIEYTNPHSVAYDRVFCSNAAFLEERTFCFPCHPVYEDEHVELMVRAFEKVYAYYKK
- a CDS encoding Gfo/Idh/MocA family oxidoreductase produces the protein MYVASLVYAHYEQVVAVLREGKDVLCEKPLALNRARREEMAKFAEKMGLLLSVGYMMRYNVYHREIKRVVAEGILGQLVVGRAQLTCRYPPIPSTWRQVKALGGGVLMDMVGDCVGLLEWFLGKAKAVFGFLDAIVHAHEVGDITAVLLKFGKGAQGIIDNYFNIPERAVRDVLEIYETRGAILVENTIGQDGGGNLFLCEEDSTEYDAAQKREELGYRKIQLNFQSRCPVILERLMRSVAGSEEERYRKSVQKLESETRQLLGSYTDLVKKEG
- a CDS encoding GtrA family protein, with amino-acid sequence MSPLQKMNVRNDFIQFVKFGLVGIANTLIDFGIFVLLHGYLQVFYALAQVVSYSCGMVNSYLINKFWTFQNRKGIQLNEVVKFGVVNLLSLGVSLTLLYFVRGRVNWGVVESKILATSGSLFVNFVGSKFWVFAENKR
- a CDS encoding glycosyltransferase family 39 protein, whose protein sequence is MKKWLPVLLLTFFSFGISLYNLGSRKVPETFWEPQRKGETITVDLGEVVTVGRIAFFGGIVRQGTYRAEYSEDGSTWSDGPIIKPEWVFRWEHCDGTWRGRYFKIIVDIPRGMLGEIGFFEVGQRNPLSVHAVLPVSAFPEVSEGFENLFDEQDMVQYFHSYLTGTYFDEIYHARTAYEHLHRLEPYEWTHPPLGKLVIALGIALFGMNPLGFRIMGVIFGTLLIPLFYLLARRLLQGEKHALFATFLFTFEFMRFVQARIATIDTYVVFFILGAYYFLLRYLQRRDRIDYQALLFSGIFFGCGAATKWTVLYAGLGMMVLFFLDFFRRFREKAWFKEVVWRKLLPFCLLSFVLIPVSIYALSYIPYTLVPGHSIADIWRYQKQMYHYHKDLKATHPFASPWWQWPIIVRPIWLYQGEGLSKGMISSIVSMGNPAIWWLGVLVLLALLFFTELRQGSLLPFILLGFFSQYMPWVFVPRITFIYHYYGCVPFLILLIGVFFQRLEERSSAYACLIWVYSLIVVVLFIMFYPILSGAVVSQNYVGQFVQWLPSWVFYVGG
- a CDS encoding glycosyltransferase family 2 protein produces the protein MESIAVSIVIPVFDEEDVLSETYRRLTTVMEKIGQSYELIFVNDGSQDGSRVILEELARKDQRVRVIHFSRNFGHQAAITAGMDYARGRAVIVIDADLQDPPEVIPEMLTKWREGYEVVYGKRIKREGETFFKRFTALLFYRLLQKMTNVDIPLDTGDFRLLDRKVVEVMRLLREKNRFVRGLVSWIGFRQVALPYVREKRFAGETKYPLRKMLKLAWDGMTSFSDKPLKIASYVGFLLSLVSFVYLLVIIISKLLGKSTVPGWASLAVINLFFSGIILVILGVMGEYIGRIYDEAKGRPLYIVEKITGESSTKDERS